From a region of the Corallococcus coralloides DSM 2259 genome:
- a CDS encoding zinc-ribbon domain-containing protein, with the protein MQHQFSAAILATPWQEILGTLPVRVANALRRAGLTTVGDVVSWQAQGAETSNFGRVSRRALRDALERLPVIEVAADEGAVSTPRQDQVIKQALSQRGIVLTLPWAKAMPSMSKATQRFLASANAVTLEDVFRVLTSRDDVQDQASNETSIGPGDELLRSLEALAYVGLPQGVSPVMDGAASIPAHALLESALSALRNEVRLPLEARFYQGLTLEEIGLEGVGKEGQYTREYARQLVLKGLKALRHQWGARMRHALGSLLPEMETAGGLLHVDEVASVAGASPAQVRLMLTIAGPNEVEFRLDDFLVDARVGPFQKTRSRLAKRLQDNALTGVSPEDLSSHFEHAEGLRLTPAVAERLAAKLTPLQALSNGRWVAAAARLPQRVGEFMRLATQPMRLIEIAEKLGIDAAGNDEEESGPSDLDDASVLTAPSDQEEPQPFRVLQSILLRSPEVLLWDKSVYGHQRLLTLTADDVLAVKAWCVRKIENQSGPFSTAALLDEMRKDGLGTGNLNPFNLRSILGRTHGFVGLRKNWVGWAATFKRETLTLAHRFPDIAQDWHPTRNGSLTAGDVFSTSTKKHWWICRKDASHEYEASIGSRTQQGNGCPRCNRGWTVANVRYFVASLIEHLDAFTPAELYLLFQQNGLFDSKARKIFARALSTGRLPRTELEKFSLGQPSSIDTLLAAVGDSEDDSVAAGGEGSRNAVRTAEGGNRELVEPISREDLGELQSEDLPAVETQVVLRALDTRLIVSADEEAVQFLIASGLSKLWKHAFVDEAGAVAQAEQHKGAGYSTEVRDRFLQEYGEAKALTIPSGYAFRVDGRLAPPNLMQRFVAARVRDRRRVGNWSGTGAGKTLSAVLASRIVEARLTVICCPNAVVEGWASAIMAAFPDSVVATKTFVPPWARLAGDETGMAGGAARPRYLVLNYEKLQQPDSDGLIHALIERESIDFVIIDEVHFAKQRNAEEMSLRKQRLAALLSCAAQQNPGLRVLGMSATPVINNLQEGKSLVELITGLQYDELRTQPTVANCMALHQRLVTIGTRWMPEYGLEYREVRAEVDCSAQLDEVRALGTKGSPLALEQILTRARLPVILEHIRPQTVIYTHFIDGIGRELEEAITQAGWSVGFYTGDDKSGLQRFLRREVDVLIGTASIGTGVDGLQFVCNRLIVNVLPWTNAEFEQLKGRIYRQGQGERDVTLVLPLTYAELPGGRWSWCGSKMDRLNFKKSVADAAVDGVVPEGHLRTPEQAYQDVMSWMARLDEGRIAQVERTPIHAPLSPLMPEETSRRSGYGDFSQMNGRWNTAASATTHERLAAHPEEWSQYHALYRAARADWQLTPVEEVIRWCSQRSDYVVGDFGCGEALLARALEGRHTIHSFDHVAIDDRVVATDISHVPLADGVLDLAVFSLSLMGANFTDYLREARRTLKLDGHLHIWEASSRFASLEEFNRGLYRLGFDVIRAEPRWKFTHIHAIKTSRDAVPGTLLQF; encoded by the coding sequence ATGCAGCACCAGTTCTCAGCGGCCATCCTTGCGACGCCCTGGCAGGAGATACTGGGAACGCTGCCCGTTCGGGTCGCGAATGCACTGCGCCGAGCAGGCCTGACGACAGTCGGTGACGTGGTGAGCTGGCAAGCTCAGGGGGCGGAAACATCCAACTTCGGCCGGGTTTCACGGCGAGCGCTTCGCGACGCACTGGAGCGGCTTCCAGTCATCGAGGTTGCCGCGGATGAAGGTGCCGTCAGCACGCCGCGCCAGGATCAGGTGATCAAGCAGGCGTTGTCGCAGCGCGGGATTGTCCTCACCCTCCCATGGGCCAAGGCAATGCCTTCGATGTCCAAGGCCACCCAGCGATTCCTGGCCTCGGCGAACGCCGTGACACTCGAAGATGTGTTTCGGGTGTTGACGTCCCGTGACGACGTTCAGGACCAGGCCTCCAACGAGACATCGATTGGGCCCGGGGATGAGCTCCTGCGGAGCCTGGAAGCCCTGGCGTATGTCGGGCTGCCTCAGGGTGTCTCACCCGTGATGGATGGGGCGGCCTCGATTCCAGCACATGCCTTGCTGGAAAGTGCGTTGAGCGCGCTGCGAAACGAAGTGCGCCTGCCTCTTGAGGCTCGCTTCTATCAGGGGCTGACGCTGGAGGAGATTGGACTGGAGGGTGTCGGGAAGGAGGGCCAATACACGCGCGAATATGCCCGGCAGCTTGTCTTGAAGGGGTTGAAGGCGCTTCGGCACCAATGGGGGGCACGGATGCGACATGCCCTCGGCTCTCTTCTGCCTGAGATGGAAACAGCAGGTGGGCTGTTACACGTGGATGAGGTCGCGAGCGTGGCGGGTGCTTCGCCCGCTCAAGTTCGCCTGATGCTGACCATCGCGGGTCCGAACGAGGTTGAATTTCGTTTGGATGATTTCCTCGTTGATGCCCGTGTAGGGCCCTTCCAGAAAACGCGTTCACGCCTTGCGAAACGTCTCCAGGATAATGCGCTTACGGGCGTGTCGCCGGAGGACTTGTCGAGTCACTTTGAGCATGCGGAGGGATTGCGACTCACTCCGGCCGTGGCGGAGCGCCTTGCAGCGAAGCTCACTCCTTTGCAGGCTCTTTCCAACGGGAGATGGGTCGCGGCGGCAGCCAGGCTTCCTCAACGCGTGGGTGAATTCATGCGGCTGGCCACCCAGCCCATGCGGTTGATTGAAATCGCCGAAAAGCTGGGCATAGACGCGGCCGGGAATGACGAGGAGGAGTCAGGACCATCCGATCTGGATGACGCCAGTGTGCTGACTGCTCCTTCTGACCAGGAGGAGCCACAGCCATTTCGAGTCTTGCAGAGCATCCTTCTTCGCAGTCCCGAAGTCTTGCTCTGGGATAAGTCCGTATACGGTCATCAACGCCTGCTGACGCTTACCGCTGACGATGTCCTTGCGGTCAAGGCCTGGTGTGTTCGGAAAATCGAGAATCAATCGGGGCCGTTTTCAACAGCGGCCCTGCTTGATGAGATGCGCAAGGATGGCCTCGGTACGGGGAATCTGAACCCGTTCAATCTTCGGTCGATTCTCGGGCGGACCCACGGCTTCGTTGGACTGCGCAAGAACTGGGTTGGTTGGGCCGCCACTTTCAAACGTGAAACCCTCACCCTGGCCCACCGCTTTCCCGACATTGCCCAGGACTGGCACCCCACTCGCAATGGTTCGCTTACAGCTGGAGACGTCTTTAGCACCAGCACGAAAAAGCACTGGTGGATTTGCCGTAAGGACGCCTCGCATGAGTACGAGGCATCCATTGGAAGTCGCACTCAACAGGGCAATGGATGTCCTCGATGCAACCGCGGATGGACCGTCGCCAATGTGCGCTATTTCGTAGCCTCATTGATCGAGCATCTGGACGCATTCACGCCAGCCGAGCTCTACCTCCTGTTTCAGCAGAACGGGCTGTTTGATAGCAAAGCCCGAAAGATCTTCGCGCGAGCCCTTTCGACAGGGCGGCTGCCGCGCACGGAACTCGAGAAGTTCTCGCTCGGTCAACCGTCGTCGATTGACACGCTTCTCGCTGCGGTTGGCGATTCAGAGGATGATTCTGTCGCCGCCGGGGGAGAAGGCTCAAGGAATGCGGTGAGGACGGCTGAAGGGGGGAACAGAGAGCTCGTCGAGCCAATATCCCGCGAGGATCTCGGGGAACTTCAGAGCGAGGACCTTCCAGCGGTCGAGACGCAGGTCGTCCTGCGTGCGTTGGACACAAGGTTGATCGTGAGCGCTGATGAGGAGGCCGTTCAATTCCTCATTGCTTCGGGGCTCTCGAAGCTCTGGAAGCATGCCTTCGTGGACGAGGCGGGCGCCGTCGCCCAGGCCGAGCAGCACAAGGGTGCTGGATACTCCACGGAAGTCCGTGACCGCTTCCTGCAGGAGTATGGGGAGGCGAAGGCGCTTACGATTCCTTCGGGCTACGCATTCCGGGTTGATGGAAGACTCGCACCGCCCAACCTCATGCAGCGCTTCGTTGCCGCACGCGTGCGTGATCGACGCCGCGTGGGCAATTGGTCTGGCACTGGTGCGGGCAAGACACTGTCAGCGGTGCTTGCCAGTCGGATCGTCGAGGCACGCCTCACCGTCATCTGCTGTCCGAATGCCGTCGTGGAGGGTTGGGCAAGTGCCATCATGGCGGCGTTTCCCGACAGCGTCGTCGCAACCAAGACGTTCGTGCCGCCGTGGGCCCGACTCGCGGGGGATGAGACCGGCATGGCGGGGGGCGCTGCGCGCCCACGTTATCTGGTGCTCAACTATGAAAAGTTGCAGCAGCCTGACTCGGATGGACTGATTCACGCGCTCATTGAGCGGGAGAGCATCGACTTCGTCATCATCGACGAAGTTCATTTCGCGAAGCAGCGCAACGCGGAAGAAATGTCGCTGCGCAAACAGCGGCTCGCCGCGCTTCTGTCCTGTGCGGCCCAGCAGAATCCGGGACTTCGTGTGCTGGGGATGTCGGCGACGCCTGTCATCAACAACCTGCAGGAAGGCAAGAGCCTCGTCGAGCTCATCACGGGCCTGCAGTATGATGAGCTTCGAACGCAGCCCACCGTGGCGAACTGCATGGCCCTTCATCAGCGCCTTGTGACAATCGGGACGCGATGGATGCCGGAGTATGGCCTTGAGTATCGAGAGGTCAGAGCGGAGGTAGACTGCAGCGCTCAGTTGGATGAGGTTCGAGCGCTTGGGACGAAGGGCAGCCCCCTCGCTCTCGAGCAAATCCTGACCCGAGCACGCCTGCCAGTCATTCTCGAGCACATCCGCCCGCAGACCGTCATCTACACCCACTTCATTGATGGTATTGGCCGTGAGCTTGAGGAGGCCATCACCCAAGCCGGGTGGAGCGTGGGCTTCTACACGGGAGACGACAAGAGTGGGCTCCAGCGCTTTCTCAGGCGAGAGGTTGACGTCCTGATTGGCACGGCATCCATTGGCACGGGTGTGGATGGTCTGCAGTTCGTGTGCAATCGTCTCATCGTCAATGTGCTTCCCTGGACGAATGCCGAGTTCGAGCAACTCAAAGGCCGCATCTATCGACAGGGGCAGGGTGAGAGGGATGTGACGCTGGTTCTCCCTCTTACCTATGCGGAGTTGCCGGGCGGAAGATGGTCTTGGTGCGGTTCGAAGATGGACCGCCTCAACTTCAAGAAGAGCGTGGCGGATGCAGCAGTGGATGGAGTCGTGCCCGAGGGGCACTTGCGCACGCCGGAGCAGGCATACCAGGATGTCATGAGCTGGATGGCGCGGCTGGATGAGGGGCGCATTGCTCAGGTTGAGCGGACACCCATTCATGCGCCTTTGTCTCCCCTCATGCCCGAGGAGACCTCGCGTCGCTCTGGCTACGGGGATTTCTCCCAGATGAATGGGCGATGGAATACAGCCGCCAGTGCCACGACGCACGAGCGTCTGGCGGCGCATCCAGAGGAATGGTCTCAATACCACGCGCTCTATCGAGCGGCACGTGCCGACTGGCAGCTCACCCCCGTCGAGGAGGTGATTCGCTGGTGTTCCCAGCGCTCCGACTATGTCGTGGGAGATTTCGGGTGTGGCGAGGCGCTCCTCGCCCGGGCGCTCGAAGGCCGCCACACCATCCACAGCTTTGACCACGTCGCCATCGACGACCGCGTTGTCGCGACAGACATCTCTCATGTCCCACTTGCGGATGGCGTCCTTGATCTTGCGGTATTCTCACTCTCTCTCATGGGCGCCAATTTCACGGACTATCTCCGTGAGGCGCGCCGCACGTTGAAGCTGGACGGCCACTTGCACATCTGGGAGGCGTCGTCTCGCTTTGCAAGTCTTGAAGAGTTCAATCGAGGGCTCTATCGCCTGGGGTTCGATGTCATCCGTGCGGAGCCTCGCTGGAAGTTCACGCACATTCATGCGATCAAGACCTCACGTGACGCTGTCCCAGGTACCCTCCTCCAATTCTGA
- a CDS encoding sensor histidine kinase: MARRGTWQGWAVASAYWTLAGLAAASESHSVGGMEWGHALLTSMAAHVLWVPLTMTIVAFGLRFPLERRQVTSRVALHVGGALAVSFIRAAMIFSLDPWVGWYAQRPPFVDVLEHALLSNPFVYLTVLGVAHAVYYADLLHLRETQLARAQLHSLKAQLHPHFLFNTLNSISALVHRDPNGSERMIARLSDLLRGTLEAAGTEEVSLQEELRALQPYLDIQGVRFADRLTVKHDIAQDALGAHVPHLVLQPLVENAIQHGIAPGSEPGTVTLVARREGPELHLEVRDDGVGLKEPPADISQGVRGGRGLRITRERLVQLYGGAHRLELRDAVGGGTTVALAIPFRTEPSP, encoded by the coding sequence ATGGCACGTCGTGGAACCTGGCAGGGATGGGCAGTCGCATCCGCCTACTGGACGCTGGCCGGCCTGGCGGCCGCGAGCGAATCCCACTCCGTGGGTGGGATGGAATGGGGACATGCGCTGCTCACGTCGATGGCGGCCCATGTCCTCTGGGTGCCCCTCACCATGACCATCGTCGCGTTCGGGCTGCGCTTCCCGCTGGAGCGGCGGCAGGTGACGTCGCGAGTCGCGCTCCACGTGGGCGGAGCGCTCGCCGTCTCGTTCATCCGCGCGGCGATGATCTTCTCCCTGGACCCCTGGGTCGGCTGGTACGCGCAACGTCCCCCCTTCGTGGACGTGCTCGAACACGCGCTGCTCTCCAACCCGTTCGTCTATCTGACCGTGCTCGGCGTGGCGCACGCCGTCTACTACGCGGACCTGCTCCACCTGAGGGAGACCCAGCTGGCCCGCGCGCAGCTGCACTCGCTCAAGGCGCAGCTCCACCCCCACTTCCTCTTCAACACGCTGAACTCCATCTCCGCGCTCGTGCATCGCGACCCGAACGGGAGCGAGCGGATGATCGCGCGGCTGAGCGACCTGCTTCGCGGCACGCTCGAAGCCGCGGGCACGGAAGAGGTATCGCTCCAGGAGGAGCTGCGAGCGCTGCAGCCGTACCTGGACATCCAGGGGGTGCGCTTCGCGGACCGGCTCACGGTGAAGCACGACATCGCGCAGGACGCGCTCGGGGCCCACGTCCCGCACCTCGTCCTCCAGCCGCTCGTGGAGAACGCCATCCAGCACGGAATCGCGCCGGGCTCGGAGCCGGGGACGGTGACGCTGGTCGCCCGGCGTGAAGGGCCCGAGCTCCACCTGGAGGTCCGCGACGACGGCGTCGGTCTCAAGGAGCCCCCTGCGGACATCTCCCAGGGCGTGCGCGGCGGCCGGGGCCTGCGCATCACCCGCGAGCGCCTGGTGCAGCTGTATGGCGGTGCCCACCGGCTGGAGCTCCGGGACGCGGTGGGGGGCGGTACCACGGTGGCGCTCGCCATTCCCTTCCGCACGGAGCCCTCGCCATGA
- a CDS encoding ester cyclase: MLTDQVRKARQKLVLAHFHDEVRQDWDSVLSTFPHPHYELIPTLTVHDGNSAVRDYYRDTRVAFPDQHHEIISLRHSDDAVIVEFWLMGTHLGPLGQIPATGNTFRVRMSAYFIFDASETLVCERVYFDTLSILKQLVGGLDMKNPKNWLLAARCLKGLLAMSGDKPVPILTQTTPPVFND; this comes from the coding sequence ATGCTCACGGATCAGGTCCGCAAGGCACGGCAGAAGCTGGTGTTGGCCCACTTCCATGACGAGGTGAGGCAGGACTGGGACTCTGTCCTGTCGACCTTCCCGCACCCGCATTACGAGCTCATCCCCACCCTGACGGTGCACGACGGGAACAGCGCGGTGCGCGACTACTACCGCGACACCCGCGTGGCCTTCCCGGACCAGCACCACGAAATCATCTCGCTGCGGCACAGCGATGACGCCGTCATCGTGGAGTTCTGGCTCATGGGCACGCACCTGGGGCCGCTGGGCCAGATTCCCGCCACGGGCAACACGTTCCGGGTGCGCATGTCGGCGTACTTCATCTTCGACGCGTCGGAGACGCTGGTGTGCGAGCGCGTCTACTTCGACACGCTCAGCATCCTCAAACAGCTCGTCGGTGGGCTGGACATGAAGAACCCGAAGAACTGGCTGCTCGCCGCGCGGTGCCTCAAGGGCCTGCTGGCGATGTCCGGCGACAAGCCCGTGCCCATCCTCACCCAGACGACTCCGCCGGTCTTCAACGACTGA
- a CDS encoding TolB family protein, which yields MHRFARQWSMNVLLAVSSMVVSGAAGAQELEPEFASWERPRCEPGGSLFAPGEISLEERSEYRLALSADGKTAYYHVDSDTPPYQAIYVTQLKNGHWGPGEVVSFSGTYKDSDPFLSPDGQSLFYSSTRPVNGGAERPDTDLWVVHRVRNGWGTPEHLGPLVNSPREELYPSVTRDGTVYFASGTFETDFEMYRVRRQGNHYTAPENLGPAVNTPDSWEYNPWVSPDGRVLVFASLNRPGGYGLGDLYVSFNVAGHWTPAANLGPAVNTEKDEFHPTLSRDLGQLYFVRQTWDPFVPSDLYHLDTRCLWQ from the coding sequence ATGCATCGTTTCGCCAGGCAGTGGTCGATGAACGTCCTCCTCGCCGTCTCCTCGATGGTGGTGTCCGGTGCCGCCGGGGCCCAGGAACTGGAGCCGGAGTTCGCGTCATGGGAGCGGCCCCGGTGCGAGCCGGGAGGCAGCCTCTTCGCGCCCGGGGAGATCTCCCTGGAGGAGCGCTCGGAGTACCGGCTCGCGCTGTCCGCGGACGGGAAGACGGCGTACTACCACGTCGACTCGGACACGCCGCCGTACCAGGCCATCTACGTGACCCAGCTGAAGAACGGCCACTGGGGGCCCGGAGAGGTGGTGTCGTTCTCGGGCACGTACAAGGACTCGGATCCGTTCCTCTCTCCGGATGGGCAGTCCCTCTTCTACTCCTCCACCCGCCCCGTGAACGGGGGCGCCGAGCGCCCGGACACCGACCTCTGGGTCGTGCACCGCGTCCGCAACGGCTGGGGAACGCCCGAACACCTGGGGCCGCTCGTGAACTCGCCGAGAGAGGAGCTGTACCCCAGCGTGACGCGCGACGGGACGGTCTACTTCGCGAGCGGCACGTTCGAGACGGACTTCGAGATGTACCGCGTCCGGCGTCAGGGCAATCACTACACCGCGCCGGAGAACCTGGGCCCCGCGGTGAACACCCCGGACTCGTGGGAGTACAACCCCTGGGTGTCCCCGGATGGACGGGTGCTCGTCTTCGCCTCGCTCAACCGCCCCGGAGGCTACGGGCTGGGGGACCTGTACGTGAGCTTCAACGTCGCGGGCCACTGGACGCCCGCCGCCAACCTGGGGCCCGCGGTGAACACGGAGAAGGACGAGTTCCACCCCACGCTGAGCCGTGACCTGGGCCAGCTCTACTTCGTGCGGCAGACGTGGGATCCGTTCGTGCCCTCGGACCTCTACCACCTGGACACGCGCTGCCTCTGGCAGTGA
- a CDS encoding amidohydrolase family protein produces MNTGAPEPTDTVPCYILEGRVVTLNSRDEVIERGRVLIRGSRIVAVEPSGGPLPEAFRNAPRIDTGGTLYPGLIDLHNHFVYDVLTLWRVPKRYLNRTQWPRHAEYAARISLPIRVLAGHSPSARAVVRYIEAKALLAGTTTGQGIRTRVSGGEALFRGAMRNVEEPRDDHLPAGSTRVMDLHDDAEDIESFREALKSRAAYFYHLGEGVDDYAHRRYADLAEHDLVQPSLIGIHSLGLQRPDLDRMAAMGAKVVWSPFSNLLLYGQTLSIADLLGAGVTFSLGCDWSPTGSKNLLQELKVARHEAARQGVSLSSKTLVRSVTADAARVTGWQTQLGTLRANALADLLVIAGTDGDPYDALISATEKQVRLVIVDGVARYGDRALMESLAFDPGHPTEPWTVDGVEKAFSLWADDSPLNDVGFEAARALLEEAMADLPDFRHRMDREERAQLRPGAPRPFELVLDNEPQDVFATGPEASAFITDLDRVAGRITLDAPTVGGPDYWELLSAQLNLDDTLKQQLRSDYA; encoded by the coding sequence ATGAACACTGGAGCACCCGAGCCCACTGACACCGTCCCCTGCTACATCCTGGAAGGCCGGGTGGTGACGCTCAACTCCCGGGACGAAGTGATTGAACGGGGGCGCGTCCTCATCCGTGGCAGCCGCATCGTCGCGGTCGAGCCGTCGGGCGGCCCCCTCCCCGAGGCCTTCCGGAACGCCCCCAGGATCGACACCGGCGGGACGCTCTATCCAGGGCTCATCGACCTGCACAACCACTTCGTCTACGACGTGCTGACGCTGTGGCGGGTGCCGAAGCGCTACCTCAATCGCACCCAGTGGCCGCGCCACGCGGAATACGCCGCGCGCATCTCCCTGCCCATCCGCGTGCTCGCCGGCCACTCCCCTTCGGCCCGCGCCGTCGTCCGCTACATCGAAGCCAAGGCGCTGCTCGCGGGCACGACCACCGGCCAGGGCATCCGGACCCGCGTGTCCGGCGGAGAGGCCCTCTTCCGGGGCGCCATGCGCAACGTCGAGGAGCCTCGCGACGACCACCTGCCCGCGGGCAGCACCCGCGTGATGGATCTGCATGACGACGCCGAGGACATCGAATCCTTCCGCGAAGCCCTGAAGTCCCGCGCCGCGTACTTCTACCACCTGGGCGAAGGCGTGGATGACTACGCCCACCGCCGCTACGCCGACCTGGCCGAACATGACCTCGTCCAGCCTTCACTGATTGGCATCCACAGTCTGGGATTGCAGCGCCCGGACCTGGACAGGATGGCCGCCATGGGCGCCAAGGTCGTGTGGTCCCCCTTCAGCAACCTGCTGCTGTATGGGCAGACCTTGAGCATCGCGGACCTGCTCGGCGCGGGCGTGACGTTCTCGCTGGGCTGTGATTGGTCCCCCACCGGCAGCAAGAACCTCCTCCAGGAGCTGAAGGTCGCCCGCCACGAAGCAGCGCGCCAGGGCGTGTCCCTGTCCTCCAAGACCCTGGTGCGCTCGGTGACGGCGGACGCCGCCCGCGTCACGGGCTGGCAGACCCAGCTGGGCACGCTCCGAGCCAACGCCCTCGCGGACCTGCTGGTCATCGCGGGCACCGACGGCGACCCCTATGACGCGTTGATCTCCGCCACGGAGAAGCAGGTGCGCCTCGTCATCGTGGATGGCGTGGCCCGCTACGGAGACCGAGCGCTGATGGAGTCGCTCGCCTTCGACCCGGGCCATCCCACCGAGCCCTGGACCGTCGACGGCGTCGAGAAGGCCTTCTCCCTGTGGGCGGACGACTCCCCCCTCAACGACGTGGGCTTCGAAGCGGCGCGCGCGCTCCTCGAAGAGGCCATGGCGGACCTGCCGGACTTCCGCCACCGGATGGACCGCGAGGAGCGCGCACAGCTGCGCCCCGGCGCCCCCAGGCCCTTCGAGCTCGTGCTCGACAATGAGCCGCAGGACGTCTTCGCCACCGGTCCTGAAGCCTCCGCGTTCATCACCGACCTGGACCGGGTGGCCGGGCGCATCACGCTCGACGCGCCCACCGTGGGCGGGCCGGACTACTGGGAGCTCCTGTCCGCGCAGCTCAATCTGGATGACACGCTGAAACAACAGCTGAGGTCGGATTACGCGTGA
- a CDS encoding LytR/AlgR family response regulator transcription factor produces MSAALRVLIVDDEPLARQRLKDLLAEAPDMQLVGECRNGHEAIAAIGSERPDLVLLDVEMPGQDGFGVLRALAPGPAPAVIFVTAHRDFAVQAFEANALDYLLKPFDRERFRSSLERARDRRRTVPSSLDAALLERLESLAARPAAAPARYVSRLVARVGWRMRFLPVEDIDYLTAEGNYVAVHVGKQSHLTRETMAALEEKLDPRQFLRAHRSFIVRLDRIEEVEPLAPGEFVFVLRDGTRLTSGRSYRAQVQRALELST; encoded by the coding sequence ATGAGCGCCGCCCTGCGCGTGCTCATCGTCGACGACGAGCCGCTCGCCCGGCAGCGCCTGAAGGACCTGCTGGCGGAGGCCCCCGACATGCAGCTGGTGGGGGAGTGCCGCAACGGCCATGAGGCCATCGCGGCCATTGGCTCCGAGCGTCCGGACCTCGTGCTGCTGGATGTGGAGATGCCCGGGCAGGACGGCTTCGGCGTTCTCCGGGCGCTCGCCCCGGGCCCCGCGCCCGCGGTCATCTTCGTGACGGCCCACCGGGACTTCGCGGTGCAGGCGTTCGAGGCCAACGCGCTCGACTACCTGCTCAAGCCCTTCGACCGTGAGCGCTTCCGCTCCAGCCTGGAGCGTGCGCGCGACCGGCGGCGGACCGTGCCGTCGTCCCTGGACGCGGCGCTGCTCGAACGGCTCGAGTCGCTCGCCGCCCGTCCCGCCGCCGCGCCCGCGCGCTATGTGTCGCGGCTCGTGGCGCGGGTGGGGTGGCGCATGCGCTTCCTCCCGGTGGAGGACATCGACTACCTGACGGCGGAGGGCAACTACGTCGCCGTGCACGTGGGCAAGCAGTCGCACCTCACGCGCGAGACGATGGCGGCGCTGGAGGAGAAGCTCGACCCCAGGCAGTTCCTGCGCGCGCATCGCTCGTTCATCGTGCGGCTGGACCGCATCGAGGAGGTGGAGCCGCTGGCCCCCGGCGAGTTCGTGTTCGTCCTGCGGGATGGCACGCGGCTGACGTCGGGCCGCAGCTACCGCGCGCAGGTGCAACGCGCGTTGGAGCTGTCGACGTGA